Proteins encoded within one genomic window of Candidatus Syntrophocurvum alkaliphilum:
- the truA gene encoding tRNA pseudouridine(38-40) synthase TruA → MRKIKMIVEYDGSNYHGFQSQKNAHTIQDTIENALYKLTGHKIPIISAGRTDRGVHALGQVIAFETEAKIPSDKFYLALNSVLPEDIRILNSKEVETDFHPRFQAIKKQYSYYIYTKDSGKTFLRKFAWCNSEPLNIDDMIKACKQFEGRHNFLSFCSSGSSVKTFERTIEVCQLQQKNAYLKFDIKANGFLYNMARIIVGTVVDVGRGKIKVNDINDIIKARDRNAAGSTAPPQGLYLMYVEY, encoded by the coding sequence GTGCGTAAAATAAAAATGATTGTTGAGTATGATGGTAGTAATTACCATGGATTTCAATCACAAAAGAATGCTCATACTATTCAAGATACAATTGAAAATGCTTTATATAAGCTAACAGGCCATAAAATCCCCATAATAAGTGCAGGAAGAACAGACAGAGGGGTACATGCCTTAGGACAAGTAATAGCTTTTGAAACAGAGGCTAAAATTCCTTCTGATAAGTTTTATTTAGCACTTAACAGTGTATTACCAGAAGATATAAGAATATTAAATAGTAAAGAAGTTGAAACCGATTTTCATCCAAGGTTTCAGGCTATAAAAAAACAATATAGCTATTACATTTATACCAAAGATAGTGGAAAAACCTTTTTAAGAAAATTTGCTTGGTGCAACTCTGAACCACTTAATATAGATGATATGATAAAAGCTTGCAAACAATTCGAAGGGAGACATAATTTCTTATCTTTTTGTTCAAGTGGTTCAAGTGTAAAAACATTTGAACGGACGATAGAAGTATGTCAATTACAACAAAAGAATGCGTATTTAAAATTTGATATAAAAGCAAATGGCTTTTTATACAATATGGCGCGAATTATTGTAGGAACAGTTGTAGATGTTGGGAGGGGAAAAATTAAAGTAAATGATATAAACGATATAATTAAAGCAAGAGATAGAAATGCTGCAGGATCAACTGCACCACCACAAGGGTTATATTTAATGTATGTAGAATATTAA
- the rplM gene encoding 50S ribosomal protein L13: protein MYFSTGGNNVKSYMAKATDIDRKWYIIDATDQTLGRLASEVASILKGKHKPIYTPHVDTGDYVIVINAEKIRLSGDKLNKKKYRYHTGYPGGLKEMDYRTLLQRKPEQAIKSAVKGMLPHNRLGRQMNKKLKVFRGSEHPHQAQKPEVRELKG, encoded by the coding sequence ATGTATTTTAGTACAGGAGGTAATAACGTGAAAAGCTATATGGCAAAAGCTACCGATATAGACCGCAAATGGTATATAATAGATGCAACAGACCAAACTTTAGGAAGATTAGCGTCTGAAGTAGCTTCAATTTTAAAGGGTAAACATAAACCTATTTATACTCCACATGTAGATACCGGTGACTATGTAATAGTTATTAACGCAGAGAAGATAAGACTAAGTGGTGATAAGCTAAATAAAAAGAAATATCGTTACCATACTGGTTATCCTGGTGGACTTAAAGAAATGGATTATAGAACTTTATTACAAAGAAAACCAGAACAAGCAATAAAATCTGCTGTAAAAGGCATGCTTCCTCATAACCGTCTTGGTAGACAAATGAATAAAAAATTAAAAGTCTTTAGAGGAAGCGAACATCCCCATCAGGCACAAAAACCTGAAGTTCGTGAACTTAAAGGTTAA
- the rpsI gene encoding 30S ribosomal protein S9 encodes MAQVQYLGTGRRKKAVARVRLVPGDGNIIVNGRKFEDFFPNKTNRLIVLQPLELTNMDGRFDIICRVHGGGITGQAGAIQLGIARSLIKASPELRSDLKKAGFLTRDPRMKERHKYGFKKARKSPQFSKR; translated from the coding sequence ATGGCACAAGTACAATATTTGGGAACCGGAAGAAGAAAAAAAGCCGTAGCCAGAGTAAGATTAGTACCTGGTGATGGAAACATAATTGTAAATGGTAGGAAATTTGAAGATTTTTTTCCGAATAAAACTAATAGACTTATAGTATTACAACCTTTAGAGCTAACAAATATGGACGGAAGATTTGATATTATCTGCAGAGTTCATGGTGGCGGTATTACAGGACAAGCAGGTGCTATCCAATTAGGAATTGCACGTTCATTAATAAAAGCAAGCCCTGAGCTTCGCTCAGACCTAAAAAAAGCAGGCTTTCTTACCCGTGATCCTCGAATGAAAGAAAGACACAAATATGGATTCAAGAAAGCAAGAAAATCCCCTCAATTTTCAAAAAGATAA
- a CDS encoding N-acetylmuramoyl-L-alanine amidase, translating to MRRIEILYFNKKKGAISLATVLLIALCFVGAKMGYQEERMVMEDSAVISYAIANKVIVVDAGHGGVDPGAIRGNIVEKDITLEISKKLTEKLSQAGALVIMTRETETDVIGEEISGKISNRKRKDLARRVEKAEEAKADLFISIHTNADVSSKWRGAQTFYSSGSEISKIYAESIQEEMTRILGNTNRKAKPGSYYVMDKSSMPTVIVEVGFISNPQEAKLLQDDAYQSQVCYSILSGIVKAELQKMQVEEN from the coding sequence ATGCGAAGAATCGAAATTTTATATTTTAATAAGAAAAAAGGTGCTATATCTTTAGCGACAGTATTGTTAATTGCGCTGTGTTTTGTTGGAGCCAAAATGGGATACCAAGAAGAACGAATGGTTATGGAAGATAGTGCAGTTATATCCTATGCTATTGCCAACAAAGTTATAGTAGTAGATGCAGGACATGGTGGTGTTGATCCTGGAGCAATAAGAGGCAATATTGTGGAAAAGGATATAACCCTAGAGATTTCCAAAAAGCTTACCGAAAAATTGAGTCAAGCAGGTGCATTGGTAATAATGACAAGAGAAACTGAGACTGATGTAATAGGGGAAGAAATATCAGGAAAAATATCAAACAGAAAAAGAAAAGATTTAGCTCGTAGGGTAGAAAAAGCAGAAGAAGCAAAAGCGGATTTATTTATTAGTATACATACTAACGCAGATGTTAGTTCAAAGTGGCGTGGGGCCCAAACATTTTATAGTAGTGGTAGTGAAATAAGTAAAATTTATGCAGAAAGTATACAAGAGGAAATGACAAGGATATTAGGCAACACGAATCGAAAAGCAAAACCAGGTAGTTATTATGTTATGGATAAATCATCTATGCCTACTGTTATAGTTGAAGTTGGATTTATATCTAATCCTCAAGAAGCAAAGTTATTACAAGATGATGCTTATCAGTCACAGGTTTGTTACTCAATTTTATCAGGGATTGTAAAAGCAGAATTGCAGAAAATGCAAGTAGAAGAAAATTAA
- the amrA gene encoding AmmeMemoRadiSam system protein A, giving the protein MISYAAIAPHPPLLIPQIGGQNIKEVESTVNSMETIAQDLVKISPDTIVFITPHGNVFSDCVSCLTDPILEGNLAQFGAADIKTSHKNDIALIREIGENALAEGVNVIGIDQDLARGKSLKSKLDHGIMVPLHYVEQAGLKEVAITAMTLGYLPLMDLYTIGSAIKKSAEKLNRKIAVIASGDLSHRLKDSGPYDYHPDGKQFDMTLKKHIENQDIQSILTMPEELVNNAGECGYRSLIIMLGALDGSEYDSRVLSYEGPFGVGYLTASFIPKKESHSLLENLKQEYKEQIKEQRESESMCVKWARTVLENYIKNGDKAKLPEEWKDLEKENKAVFVSLKKHQQLRGCIGTIVPIQDNLAEEIANNAIGAGINDPRFFPVEENELNDLVYSVDVLTDSEPCEKNQLDPKKYGVIVTQGNKRGLLLPDLEGIDTVEQQLSIALEKAGIAPDSDYKIERFEVKRYT; this is encoded by the coding sequence GTGATTAGTTATGCAGCTATAGCTCCTCATCCCCCTCTTTTAATACCTCAAATTGGTGGACAAAACATTAAAGAAGTAGAGAGTACAGTTAATTCTATGGAAACCATAGCTCAAGATTTAGTAAAAATTTCTCCTGATACAATCGTGTTTATTACACCTCATGGAAATGTCTTTTCAGACTGTGTATCTTGTTTAACAGATCCAATCCTAGAAGGTAATTTAGCTCAATTTGGAGCGGCTGATATTAAGACTAGTCACAAAAATGACATAGCCTTAATAAGAGAAATAGGAGAAAATGCCCTTGCCGAAGGGGTTAATGTTATTGGTATAGACCAAGATTTAGCTCGGGGTAAATCCTTAAAATCTAAATTGGATCATGGAATAATGGTACCTCTTCATTATGTAGAACAGGCGGGGTTAAAAGAAGTAGCAATAACAGCAATGACATTAGGTTATCTTCCTTTAATGGATTTATACACTATTGGTAGTGCTATAAAAAAATCTGCTGAAAAACTAAACAGAAAGATAGCAGTTATTGCTTCTGGAGATCTATCACACAGATTAAAAGATAGTGGGCCATATGATTATCACCCAGATGGAAAACAGTTTGATATGACATTAAAAAAACATATTGAAAATCAAGATATTCAAAGCATACTTACAATGCCAGAAGAACTAGTTAATAATGCAGGTGAATGTGGCTATAGGTCTTTAATTATTATGCTAGGTGCATTAGATGGAAGCGAGTATGATTCGCGTGTTTTAAGTTATGAAGGCCCCTTTGGAGTTGGTTATCTAACAGCTTCATTTATTCCTAAGAAAGAAAGCCATAGCTTATTAGAAAATTTAAAACAAGAATATAAAGAACAAATTAAGGAACAACGTGAAAGTGAGTCAATGTGTGTTAAATGGGCTAGAACAGTTTTGGAAAATTACATTAAAAATGGTGACAAAGCTAAATTGCCAGAAGAATGGAAAGACCTCGAAAAAGAAAACAAAGCAGTATTTGTTTCTTTGAAAAAACACCAACAATTAAGAGGTTGTATAGGAACAATAGTTCCTATTCAAGATAATTTAGCAGAAGAAATCGCCAATAATGCTATTGGTGCAGGCATAAATGATCCGCGATTTTTTCCAGTAGAAGAAAATGAATTAAATGACTTAGTATACTCCGTTGATGTTTTAACTGATTCAGAACCATGTGAGAAAAACCAATTAGATCCTAAAAAATATGGTGTAATAGTGACTCAAGGTAATAAGCGGGGTCTTTTACTACCTGATTTAGAGGGAATAGATACTGTTGAACAACAATTATCAATAGCACTAGAAAAAGCAGGAATAGCTCCGGATTCCGATTATAAAATAGAAAGGTTTGAGGTTAAGCGCTATACATAA
- the amrS gene encoding AmmeMemoRadiSam system radical SAM enzyme, with the protein MSYEKEALYYNSLSNKEVKCSLCPHNCNIKEDKLGLCRVRYNNNGILYSLSYGKTTALAVDPIEKKPLYHFYPNSTILSVGSFGCNLSCGFCQNYRIAHSQPDYKYISPELLCNIAEDAKQTGSVGVAFTYNEPSIWYEYIYDTAKLLKKNDIKTVLVTNGYIELEPLKDLIPYIDAMNIDVKAFTESFYKKNCKGKLNDVKRTVEFCSKKTHIEITTLLIPSENDSSKEITDLVSWISSINSDIPIHLSRYFPAFKFKQHPTPENTMYLAKEIASKYLAFVYMGNIPGIDNNTYCKICQNLVINRNNYEVNVRGIQNNSCKECGNPINIAM; encoded by the coding sequence ATGTCATATGAAAAAGAAGCTCTATACTATAATAGTTTAAGTAACAAAGAAGTTAAATGTTCTTTATGTCCACATAATTGTAATATAAAAGAAGACAAGTTAGGGCTATGTAGAGTCAGATACAATAACAATGGCATACTTTACTCTTTAAGTTACGGAAAAACAACTGCATTAGCTGTTGATCCAATTGAAAAGAAACCACTATATCACTTTTATCCAAATAGTACTATCCTTTCTGTTGGTAGTTTTGGATGTAATTTATCATGTGGTTTTTGTCAAAACTATAGAATTGCTCATTCCCAACCAGATTATAAATATATAAGTCCAGAGTTACTTTGCAATATAGCAGAAGATGCTAAACAAACTGGTTCGGTAGGAGTTGCTTTTACATATAATGAACCATCCATTTGGTATGAGTATATATATGATACAGCGAAACTATTAAAAAAGAATGATATCAAAACAGTATTAGTAACTAATGGTTATATAGAACTTGAACCTTTAAAAGATTTAATTCCATACATTGATGCAATGAATATTGATGTAAAGGCATTTACGGAATCATTTTATAAAAAGAACTGTAAAGGGAAATTAAATGATGTCAAAAGAACTGTTGAATTCTGTTCTAAAAAAACACACATAGAAATAACTACACTATTAATACCTAGTGAAAATGATAGTTCAAAAGAAATAACAGATTTAGTATCATGGATATCTTCAATAAATAGCGATATACCTATTCATTTATCGCGTTACTTTCCTGCGTTTAAATTTAAACAACACCCAACTCCAGAAAATACAATGTATCTAGCTAAAGAAATAGCTAGTAAATACTTAGCATTTGTTTATATGGGAAATATTCCAGGAATAGACAACAACACTTATTGCAAGATTTGTCAAAACCTAGTCATAAACAGAAATAATTATGAGGTTAATGTAAGGGGTATTCAAAATAATTCATGTAAAGAATGTGGCAATCCAATAAATATAGCAATGTAA
- a CDS encoding MBL fold metallo-hydrolase, with translation MDIKKIRLGVTNIYLIKGNNGYVMIDTGEPRKEKKFFKALNRLNIKPQDIKLIIITHCHFDHVGSLAAIKDVINSPILIHPLEAKTVENADVIIPPGTDIIGKILGAVGKKLTWFLAFKGIKAEKLYQDEYDLSTYGINAKVINTPGHTNGSLSIIFNDGRAIVGDLAMNYPLHSKFPIFAEEPDKVYESWKTLIEKGVKKIYPAHGNSFDSIEIVRLLGKK, from the coding sequence ATGGATATAAAAAAAATAAGGCTAGGAGTTACTAATATATATTTAATTAAGGGTAATAATGGATATGTTATGATTGATACTGGGGAACCAAGAAAAGAAAAGAAGTTTTTCAAAGCACTTAACCGCTTAAATATTAAGCCCCAAGACATAAAGCTAATAATAATAACTCATTGTCATTTTGACCATGTAGGTAGTTTGGCTGCAATTAAGGATGTAATTAATAGTCCAATACTAATACATCCTTTAGAAGCTAAAACAGTTGAAAATGCAGATGTAATAATTCCTCCCGGAACTGATATAATAGGTAAAATTTTAGGTGCAGTAGGAAAGAAGTTAACGTGGTTTTTGGCCTTTAAAGGAATAAAAGCTGAAAAATTATATCAAGATGAATATGACCTATCCACATATGGCATAAATGCAAAGGTTATAAATACTCCTGGTCATACCAATGGTTCATTATCAATTATATTCAATGATGGAAGAGCAATAGTTGGGGATTTAGCTATGAACTATCCGTTACATAGCAAATTTCCTATTTTTGCAGAAGAGCCGGATAAAGTTTATGAATCGTGGAAAACTCTTATAGAAAAAGGTGTCAAAAAAATTTATCCTGCGCACGGAAATAGTTTCGATAGTATCGAGATAGTAAGGCTACTAGGAAAAAAATAA
- the argC gene encoding N-acetyl-gamma-glutamyl-phosphate reductase — protein sequence MFKVGIIGDGYTAADLLRLLTRHDYIEPVYISSTENIGKKIYELYPNLIGFSNLTCEKTNIDKVKEVCDAVFLALPHGLSVPMVRDLSKANIKCVDLGADFRLKDSSIYEKYYDMVHESPEMLTDAVYGLPELYREQIKKAQIVANPGCFPTGAIVPLAPLLQAGVIENEGIIIDSKSGVSGAGRTPKTASHFCEVNEGLKAYGVGTHRHSPEIAQELKFAAGNKTQLIFTPHLVPMNRGILTTAYSRIRSGINPSKIRQLIEDKYNNEYFIRILPEGVFPNTKWVYGTNFIDIGIYVDNETGQAIIVSAIDNLTKGASGQAIQNLNLMLGLKENEGLKLVGLHP from the coding sequence ATGTTTAAGGTTGGAATTATAGGAGATGGCTATACAGCAGCCGATTTATTAAGATTATTAACAAGGCATGATTATATAGAGCCTGTTTACATATCATCAACAGAGAATATAGGTAAAAAAATATATGAATTATATCCTAACCTTATAGGTTTTAGCAATTTAACATGTGAAAAAACAAATATTGATAAAGTTAAGGAAGTTTGTGATGCAGTATTTTTAGCTTTACCTCATGGACTCTCAGTGCCAATGGTAAGAGATTTATCCAAGGCTAATATAAAGTGTGTAGATTTAGGTGCCGATTTTAGGTTAAAAGATTCGTCTATATATGAGAAATATTATGATATGGTACATGAATCACCAGAAATGCTAACAGATGCAGTTTATGGTTTGCCGGAACTATATCGAGAACAAATAAAAAAGGCTCAAATAGTTGCTAATCCAGGTTGTTTTCCTACAGGAGCCATAGTGCCTTTAGCACCGCTTTTGCAGGCTGGTGTAATTGAAAATGAAGGTATAATTATAGATTCTAAAAGTGGTGTATCAGGGGCTGGAAGAACACCTAAAACAGCTAGCCATTTTTGTGAGGTTAATGAAGGATTAAAAGCATATGGGGTGGGAACACATAGACATAGTCCAGAAATAGCACAAGAACTTAAATTTGCGGCAGGCAATAAAACACAGCTAATATTTACACCACACTTAGTACCTATGAACAGGGGGATTTTAACAACGGCTTATAGCCGTATAAGGTCTGGTATTAATCCTTCTAAAATTAGGCAATTAATAGAGGATAAATATAACAATGAGTATTTTATAAGAATACTACCAGAAGGTGTATTTCCTAATACTAAATGGGTTTATGGAACCAACTTTATAGACATTGGAATATATGTAGATAATGAAACTGGCCAAGCCATAATAGTTTCAGCAATAGATAATCTAACAAAAGGAGCATCAGGGCAAGCAATACAAAACCTAAACCTAATGTTAGGGCTTAAAGAGAATGAAGGGTTAAAGCTAGTAGGACTTCATCCGTAG
- the argJ gene encoding bifunctional glutamate N-acetyltransferase/amino-acid acetyltransferase ArgJ, producing the protein MKIIEGSVTAPEGFIAQGVCAEIKKQDKKDVAIIYSEDKCTAAGVFTKNKVRASCVDISRFHLQDGHAQAIVVNSGNANACTGEQGVADTVRMAELTAQLLDIGINDIIIASTGVIGVSMPMDKIEGGIRDAANNLSKEGAQNTACAIMTTDLVKKEIAVEIEIDGIPIKIGAIAKGSGMIHPNMATMLGFITTDADINSTCLQKLAKDSCDLSYNMISVDGDTSTNDMAIIMANGRAGNNRIENENSKEYHIFKKALDYVNITLAKQIARDGEGATRVIEVQVANAPNEITARTIGRSITTSSLVKSAIFGEDANWGRIIAAAGYSGADFDPSKTDIYLGNEKMASNGMGLVFDEDKARQELQKDTVIIKVDLKQGNENATAWGCDLSYDYVRINAAYRT; encoded by the coding sequence ATGAAGATTATAGAGGGTTCTGTTACTGCTCCAGAAGGTTTTATAGCCCAAGGGGTTTGTGCAGAAATAAAAAAGCAGGATAAAAAAGATGTAGCTATTATATATTCAGAAGATAAATGTACTGCAGCAGGAGTTTTTACTAAAAATAAAGTTAGGGCTTCATGTGTTGATATAAGTAGATTTCATCTTCAGGATGGACATGCCCAAGCCATTGTTGTTAACAGTGGAAATGCAAATGCATGTACAGGAGAGCAAGGTGTTGCAGATACAGTTCGTATGGCCGAACTTACCGCACAATTACTTGATATTGGAATCAATGACATTATAATAGCATCAACTGGTGTTATTGGTGTATCAATGCCAATGGATAAAATTGAAGGTGGTATTAGAGATGCAGCTAATAACTTATCTAAAGAGGGAGCACAAAATACAGCATGTGCAATAATGACTACTGATTTAGTAAAAAAAGAAATTGCGGTTGAAATCGAAATAGACGGTATACCGATAAAAATTGGGGCAATAGCGAAAGGTTCTGGCATGATACATCCTAATATGGCGACAATGCTAGGCTTCATAACAACAGATGCTGATATAAACAGCACTTGTTTACAAAAATTGGCAAAAGATAGTTGTGACCTATCTTACAATATGATAAGCGTTGATGGTGATACATCTACAAATGATATGGCCATCATAATGGCTAATGGCAGAGCGGGTAATAATCGAATCGAAAATGAAAATTCTAAAGAGTACCATATTTTTAAAAAAGCTCTAGACTATGTAAACATTACACTAGCTAAACAAATCGCTCGTGATGGAGAAGGGGCTACTAGAGTAATCGAAGTTCAAGTAGCAAATGCTCCTAATGAAATTACGGCACGTACTATAGGTAGGTCTATTACCACCTCAAGCTTAGTAAAATCAGCTATTTTTGGGGAAGATGCTAACTGGGGACGTATCATAGCTGCTGCTGGTTATTCAGGTGCGGATTTTGATCCCTCTAAAACTGACATATATCTTGGGAATGAAAAAATGGCTTCTAATGGCATGGGATTGGTTTTTGATGAAGATAAAGCTCGACAAGAGCTACAAAAAGATACCGTAATTATTAAAGTAGACTTAAAACAGGGTAATGAAAATGCTACAGCCTGGGGTTGTGATCTTTCATATGATTATGTGCGTATTAATGCAGCATATAGAACTTAA
- the argB gene encoding acetylglutamate kinase, with translation MLTAMEKAEILVEALPYIKEFYGKRVVIKYGGAAMLDCDLKEKVMQDIVLMKYVGMHPIIVHGGGPEITNMLTRVEIETNFVDGLRVTNKDTMEIVEMVLGGKVNKEIVSGINASGGKAVGITGKDARLIEAVPVDSSGQLGFVGEVKNINAEIVETIIQNGYIPVIAPIGIDNECQSYNINADFVAAAIAVAMKADKLVLLTDVPGLLKDKDDIESIISVLKISEVSKYIEAGIIAGGMIPKIKCCVESVTGGVGRTHIIDGRVAHAILLEIFTNKGIGTMVVNE, from the coding sequence ATATTAACAGCTATGGAAAAAGCAGAAATATTAGTTGAGGCTTTACCATATATAAAAGAATTTTACGGTAAAAGGGTTGTAATAAAATATGGTGGTGCTGCTATGCTAGACTGTGACCTTAAAGAAAAGGTTATGCAAGATATAGTACTTATGAAATATGTAGGCATGCACCCTATTATTGTACATGGTGGTGGTCCAGAAATAACTAATATGCTAACTAGAGTAGAAATTGAAACAAATTTTGTTGACGGACTTAGAGTAACCAATAAAGATACAATGGAAATTGTAGAAATGGTGCTTGGAGGAAAAGTAAACAAAGAAATAGTTAGTGGTATTAATGCTAGTGGTGGTAAAGCGGTAGGTATTACAGGTAAAGATGCAAGGCTTATAGAGGCTGTACCCGTAGATTCAAGTGGTCAATTAGGATTTGTAGGTGAGGTTAAAAATATTAATGCAGAGATTGTGGAAACAATAATACAAAATGGCTATATACCTGTTATAGCTCCAATTGGCATAGATAATGAATGCCAAAGCTATAATATAAATGCTGATTTTGTAGCTGCAGCTATAGCGGTAGCAATGAAAGCGGACAAATTAGTACTTTTAACAGATGTGCCTGGTCTGTTAAAAGATAAAGATGATATAGAAAGCATAATATCAGTACTTAAAATAAGTGAAGTTTCAAAATATATTGAAGCAGGAATCATTGCAGGTGGAATGATTCCTAAAATTAAATGTTGTGTAGAATCAGTAACTGGAGGAGTAGGCAGAACTCATATAATAGATGGGAGAGTTGCCCATGCTATACTGCTAGAGATATTTACTAATAAAGGTATAGGTACAATGGTTGTAAATGAATAA
- a CDS encoding aspartate aminotransferase family protein has protein sequence MTNKDIMDKGQQYVMNTYGRFPITMVKGEGAYLWDVDGKQYLDFVGGIAVCSLGHCNNDLQKVLKEQATKLWHTSNLYWIKPQVELAEKLVNLSGMGKAFFCNSGAEANEAAIKLARKYFYRKKEGNKNEIVVFNNSFHGRTLATVTATGQPKYQEGFAPLPTGFAYAEFNNIDSVKNVVNENTCAIMVEAIQGEGGITPADLNFLQEIRKICDQQNLLLIFDEVQTGIGRTGEFFSYQTYGVTPDIITLAKGLGGGFPIGAMLATDDAANGFAPGDHASTFGGNYLATVVANEVVDTISEQQFLDNVDKAAEQLFKGINELNDSRIKNIRGKGLMLGIEFDTEVKDLISICMNKGLLLIGAGTHVLRFVPPLNIKSLEITQAVSILKEALKEWN, from the coding sequence ATGACTAATAAAGATATAATGGATAAAGGACAGCAATATGTAATGAATACCTATGGTCGCTTTCCTATAACTATGGTTAAGGGAGAAGGGGCATACTTATGGGATGTTGATGGAAAACAATATTTAGATTTTGTTGGTGGGATAGCAGTTTGTTCATTAGGACACTGCAATAATGATCTACAAAAGGTTTTAAAAGAACAAGCTACTAAATTATGGCATACTTCTAATTTATATTGGATAAAACCACAGGTAGAGCTGGCTGAAAAGCTAGTTAATCTATCAGGGATGGGAAAAGCATTTTTTTGTAACAGTGGAGCAGAAGCAAATGAAGCAGCTATTAAACTAGCGCGTAAATATTTTTACCGAAAAAAAGAAGGAAACAAAAACGAAATAGTGGTATTTAACAATTCCTTTCATGGAAGAACATTAGCTACTGTTACAGCAACAGGACAGCCAAAATACCAAGAGGGCTTTGCACCTTTACCTACAGGCTTTGCTTATGCAGAGTTTAATAACATAGATTCGGTTAAAAATGTAGTTAATGAAAATACATGTGCAATAATGGTTGAAGCTATACAAGGTGAAGGTGGAATTACACCAGCAGACTTAAACTTTTTACAAGAAATAAGGAAAATTTGCGATCAACAGAATTTATTATTAATATTTGATGAGGTTCAAACAGGAATAGGTAGAACAGGTGAATTTTTTAGTTATCAGACATACGGTGTTACTCCAGACATAATAACACTAGCTAAAGGACTAGGAGGAGGTTTTCCAATTGGTGCAATGTTAGCTACAGATGATGCAGCTAATGGTTTTGCTCCAGGTGATCATGCATCAACCTTTGGAGGTAATTATTTGGCTACAGTAGTAGCAAATGAGGTGGTAGATACAATAAGTGAACAGCAATTTCTTGATAATGTTGATAAAGCCGCAGAGCAACTTTTCAAAGGGATAAATGAATTAAATGATAGTAGAATAAAGAACATTAGAGGAAAGGGTCTAATGCTTGGAATTGAGTTTGATACAGAGGTTAAAGATCTTATTAGTATATGCATGAATAAAGGTCTTCTTTTGATAGGTGCTGGTACTCATGTATTACGCTTTGTACCACCTTTAAATATAAAATCGTTGGAGATAACACAAGCTGTTTCTATATTAAAAGAAGCTTTAAAGGAATGGAATTAA